One Phaseolus vulgaris cultivar G19833 chromosome 2, P. vulgaris v2.0, whole genome shotgun sequence DNA window includes the following coding sequences:
- the LOC137809729 gene encoding gibberellin 2-beta-dioxygenase gives MVVLSNQSALNELFLAKTCNPPTMFTEVPVVDLSRPDAKTIMVKACQEIGLFKVVNHGIPLEVITRLENEALKFFMQSQSHKDKAGPPDPFGYGSKRIGTNGDLGWVEYLLLSTNPDIVSPKTLQLFHQNPQVFRLCVEEYIGAVKKMCCEVLEEMGEGLGMGERNVFSRMIREERSDSCLRVNRYPACPELKEEGALSGRNLIGFGEHTDPQILSVLRSNNTSGLQICLPDGTWVSIPPDPSSFFVNVGDLLQVMTNGRFRSVKHRVLADSSLSRLSMIYFGGPCLDEKIGPLPSLVSREEENLYRELTWREYKNAAYKTRLSDDRITLFQKSADHTHKQT, from the exons ATGGTTGTTCTTTCTAACCAATCTGCACTGAACGAGTTGTTTCTGGCCAAGACATGCAATCCCCCCACCATGTTCACGGAGGTTCCCGTGGTTGATCTCTCACGCCCTGATGCCAAAACAATCATGGTGAAGGCCTGCCAAGAGATTGGTCTCTTCAAGGTGGTCAACCATGGCATTCCCTTGGAGGTGATAACGCGTTTGGAGAATGAAGCGCTCAAGTTCTTCATGCAAAGCCAGTCACACAAAGACAAGGCCGGTCCTCCCGACCCTTTCGGCTATGGCAGCAAGAGAATTGGCACAAACGGTGACCTGGGTTGGGTCGAGTATCTCCTCCTCAGCACCAACCCTGACATCGTCTCCCCCAAAACTCTTCAGCTTTTTCACCAAAACCCGCAAGTTTTCAG GTTGTGTGTGGAGGAATACATAGGGGCAGTGAAGAAGATGTGCTGTGAAGTGTTGGAAGAAATGGGTGAGGGGTTGGGGATGGGAGAAAGGAATGTGTTTAGCAGAATGATAAGAGAGGAGAGAAGCGATTCATGCTTGAGGGTGAATAGGTACCCAGCATGTCCAGAGCTGAAAGAGGAAGGTGCACTGAGTGGACGAAATTTGATTGGGTTTGGAGAGCACACAGACCCACAGATATTATCTGTCCTCAGATCCAACAACACATCAGGACTGCAAATCTGTCTCCCAGATGGGACTTGGGTTTCAATCCCCCCTGACCCTTCCTCCTTTTTTGTCAATGTTGGTGACCTCTTGCAG GTTATGACAAATGGGAGGTTTAGGAGTGTTAAGCACAGGGTGTTGGCTGACTCAAGCTTGTCAAGGTTGTCAATGATATATTTTGGAGGGCCATGTTTGGACGAAAAGATTGGTCCTTTACCTTCACTGGTGTCAAGGGAAGAAGAGAATTTGTACAGAGAGTTGACATGGCGGGAATACAAGAATGCTGCATACAAGACAAGGCTCTCTGATGATAGGATCACTCTCTTTCAAAAATCTGCAGATCACACTCACAAACAGACTTGA